The following are encoded in a window of Limibacter armeniacum genomic DNA:
- a CDS encoding helix-turn-helix domain-containing protein, whose translation MKHLTFPYRQQIAHALSAGCSFTEIGKRLGVHRSTVSREVERNSINGRYCPRRAQQLAQQRRSIACRHDRTIGNNNSFWLRRHLPQKNWCRGKRGLLRNQKDNRYRVRDFLADHRLNRQGKATFSFPGRHYNIQYRFCFTRQSSFCRLPRIRSLIKRWYRIHQTYWKRHPYVLVKVANPFLRLSGRRKKYWAKPYDLYGLPTPPISEPNRIEKFFVAAFYLKVMAQLLVAYPTESLLSAVACPPKIAA comes from the coding sequence ATGAAGCATCTTACTTTTCCATATCGACAACAGATTGCCCATGCCCTGTCGGCAGGCTGTAGCTTTACCGAAATCGGTAAGCGCCTTGGTGTACACAGGTCTACTGTCAGCAGAGAGGTGGAACGTAATAGCATCAATGGCAGATACTGTCCTCGAAGGGCGCAACAGTTGGCACAACAGCGCCGCAGCATAGCATGTCGTCACGATAGAACAATTGGCAACAATAACAGTTTTTGGCTTCGTAGACATTTACCTCAAAAAAATTGGTGCAGAGGAAAACGAGGGCTATTGCGTAATCAAAAGGATAATCGCTACCGTGTACGTGATTTTTTGGCAGACCACCGTCTGAATAGGCAAGGTAAAGCCACATTCTCATTTCCGGGTCGCCATTACAATATCCAGTACCGTTTCTGCTTTACCCGGCAATCTTCATTTTGCCGCTTGCCACGCATACGTTCACTGATCAAACGTTGGTACCGAATCCATCAGACTTATTGGAAGCGCCACCCTTATGTTTTAGTGAAGGTTGCTAACCCTTTTCTCCGCTTGTCAGGTCGACGAAAAAAATATTGGGCAAAACCTTATGACCTGTACGGTTTACCCACACCACCAATCTCAGAACCAAACAGAATAGAAAAGTTTTTTGTCGCTGCCTTTTACCTGAAAGTAATGGCACAGCTGTTGGTTGCCTATCCTACAGAAAGTCTTCTTTCTGCTGTGGCTTGTCCGCCAAAAATTGCTGCTTGA